The following proteins come from a genomic window of Roseimicrobium gellanilyticum:
- a CDS encoding mannose-1-phosphate guanylyltransferase — protein MSTYALILAGGSGQRFWPVSRDRLPKQLLRLFDDKSMLEHTIHRLDGLVPRENILILTNQQQLEGVREALPDFPAENIIAEPVKRDTAPAIALAVGWVAARDPQATMMVLPSDHLIKDVAAFQRTLRTACAAAEGSSALVTIGIKPNWACPSYGYVERGEPYVSAENAGIPVYEVVRFREKPSAELAEQFLAQGNFTWNAGMFFWKIDTVRKNLDAHCPELGAFVTALEQCTDFAATVEQQFPTLPKVSIDYALMEKAPRVLNVEAAFDWDDVGNWTSVGHYLSADVAGNQHNCTVSGMDSSGNLVYSQTGQHIALLGVHDLMVISTGDALLVAHRSQAESLKKLVDGLPTELR, from the coding sequence ATGTCCACCTACGCCCTCATTCTCGCCGGCGGGAGCGGCCAGCGCTTCTGGCCGGTCAGCCGCGACCGTTTGCCCAAGCAGCTCCTGCGACTCTTTGATGACAAGTCGATGCTGGAGCACACCATCCACCGGCTGGACGGGCTGGTGCCGCGCGAGAACATCCTCATCCTCACCAACCAACAGCAGCTCGAGGGCGTGCGTGAGGCGTTGCCGGATTTCCCGGCGGAGAACATCATCGCCGAGCCGGTGAAACGTGACACCGCTCCAGCCATCGCCCTCGCGGTGGGGTGGGTGGCCGCGCGGGATCCGCAGGCCACCATGATGGTGTTGCCCAGTGACCACCTCATCAAGGACGTCGCCGCGTTTCAGCGTACCCTGCGCACCGCTTGTGCCGCTGCTGAGGGTAGCAGTGCTTTGGTGACCATCGGGATCAAGCCAAACTGGGCCTGCCCAAGCTATGGCTATGTGGAGCGCGGTGAGCCCTATGTGTCCGCTGAAAATGCGGGCATCCCTGTGTATGAGGTCGTGCGCTTCCGCGAGAAACCGAGTGCGGAACTGGCAGAGCAATTTCTCGCGCAGGGGAACTTCACCTGGAATGCCGGCATGTTCTTCTGGAAGATCGATACGGTGAGGAAGAATCTCGATGCCCATTGTCCCGAGTTGGGCGCCTTTGTGACCGCGCTGGAGCAGTGCACGGACTTCGCCGCCACCGTGGAGCAGCAGTTCCCGACTCTGCCCAAGGTGTCCATCGACTACGCCCTCATGGAGAAAGCGCCCCGCGTGCTGAATGTGGAGGCCGCCTTTGACTGGGACGACGTGGGAAACTGGACCAGCGTGGGCCACTACCTGAGTGCAGACGTGGCTGGCAATCAGCACAACTGCACCGTGAGCGGCATGGACTCCAGCGGGAACCTCGTCTACTCGCAGACCGGCCAGCACATCGCCCTGCTGGGCGTGCACGATCTCATGGTCATCTCCACGGGGGATGCACTGCTGGTGGCGCATCGTTCCCAGGCAGAGTCGCTGAAGAAGCTGGTGGATGGATTGCCCACGGAGTTGCGGTAG
- the ruvX gene encoding Holliday junction resolvase RuvX, with the protein MSRVLGIDHGTVRIGLALSDELQIFANPLKTLDAHPDVEEEIATIVQQKRVEEVVIGLPLRMSGERGSAAERVDRFADRLRKALPDEVQIHFVDERLSSAAAERSLGFTGKKLDQEQKKLVDQVAAVAILQDYLNTKAGPEGWMLPDEEHP; encoded by the coding sequence ATGAGCCGCGTCCTAGGCATCGATCATGGCACCGTCCGCATCGGACTGGCGCTCAGTGATGAATTGCAGATATTCGCCAATCCCCTGAAGACGCTGGATGCCCATCCGGACGTGGAGGAAGAAATCGCAACCATCGTGCAGCAGAAGCGCGTGGAGGAGGTGGTCATCGGCCTGCCCCTGCGCATGAGCGGCGAGCGTGGCAGCGCTGCCGAGAGGGTGGATCGCTTTGCGGATCGGCTGCGAAAGGCGCTGCCGGATGAAGTGCAGATCCACTTTGTGGACGAGCGTCTCAGCAGCGCCGCCGCCGAGCGCAGTCTCGGTTTCACCGGAAAGAAACTCGACCAGGAGCAGAAGAAGCTCGTGGATCAGGTGGCTGCGGTGGCGATCCTGCAGGACTATCTGAATACCAAAGCGGGCCCGGAGGGCTGGATGTTGCCGGATGAGGAGCACCCATAG
- the truA gene encoding tRNA pseudouridine(38-40) synthase TruA, which translates to MRLKLTIAYDGLPWKGWQSQVGGTAVQDQIEAALKELAGHRVVVHGSGRTDAGVHARAQVAHIEPPESMQLAPGAWVRALNVRLPYSIRIVKCEEAAEDFHARFSATGKVYEYRIWRADVHSPFETGRAWHLYGPLDMVALRAGAEALRGTHNFARLSANRGDMSDDERRENAEGLTRTISRLEVHEEGDVLRLEFEGDGFLYKMVRLMVGSLIHVARGRESLEWLRGLVENPSGAKSSHCAPADGLYLVRVLY; encoded by the coding sequence ATGCGCCTAAAACTCACCATCGCCTATGACGGCCTCCCCTGGAAGGGCTGGCAGTCACAGGTGGGCGGGACGGCGGTGCAGGATCAGATTGAGGCGGCGTTGAAGGAACTCGCAGGCCATCGGGTGGTCGTGCACGGCTCGGGGCGCACGGATGCGGGAGTGCACGCACGCGCGCAGGTGGCACACATTGAGCCGCCGGAGTCCATGCAACTTGCGCCGGGGGCCTGGGTGCGGGCATTGAACGTGCGCCTGCCCTACAGCATCCGCATCGTGAAGTGCGAGGAAGCAGCGGAGGATTTTCATGCACGCTTCAGCGCCACGGGAAAGGTCTATGAGTACCGCATCTGGCGTGCAGATGTGCATTCACCCTTCGAGACGGGACGCGCCTGGCATCTGTATGGGCCACTGGATATGGTAGCCTTGCGTGCAGGTGCAGAGGCGCTGCGCGGCACGCACAACTTCGCCCGGCTCTCCGCGAATCGTGGTGACATGAGTGATGACGAGCGTCGGGAAAATGCGGAGGGCCTCACGCGCACCATCTCGCGGTTGGAAGTGCACGAGGAGGGCGACGTGCTGCGCCTCGAGTTCGAAGGCGATGGCTTCCTCTACAAGATGGTCCGCCTCATGGTGGGCAGTCTCATCCATGTGGCACGTGGCCGGGAGAGCCTGGAGTGGCTGCGTGGGCTGGTGGAGAATCCTTCAGGAGCGAAGAGCAGCCATTGCGCGCCGGCGGATGGTCTTTACCTGGTTCGCGTGCTGTATTGA
- a CDS encoding Gfo/Idh/MocA family protein has translation MKLKFRHLPLLILAATLPLQAEDPKPLKVGIIGLDTSHAIAFTTALNKGSKKPEDAAKLAGAKLIAAYPKGSPDIESSTKRVPEYTAKVQEMGVEIVDTIDDLVSKVDAVLLETNDGRPHLEQVRPVLKAKKPVFIDKPIAASLADAIRIFDEAKAAGVPIFSASSLRYGKGTQEVRNGSIGKVKTAETFSPVSLEPTHPDLFWYGIHGVESLFTVMGTGCQSVKRGTTADGKIEVIGTWEGGRTGIFRESKDKKNAYGGKAVGEKGEAEVGKYDGYDPLLVAAIEMFRSGKAPVSAEETLEIYAFMEAADESKRRNGAEVTLKEVMDKARAEIAAKK, from the coding sequence ATGAAATTGAAGTTTCGTCATCTACCCCTGCTCATTCTTGCCGCCACGCTGCCTCTCCAGGCAGAAGACCCCAAGCCCCTGAAGGTCGGCATCATCGGTCTCGATACGTCCCACGCCATCGCGTTCACCACGGCGCTCAACAAGGGCAGCAAGAAGCCGGAAGATGCGGCCAAGCTCGCTGGCGCCAAGCTCATCGCCGCCTACCCCAAGGGCAGCCCAGACATCGAATCCAGCACGAAGCGGGTGCCGGAATACACCGCGAAGGTGCAGGAAATGGGCGTGGAGATTGTAGACACCATCGACGACCTCGTGAGCAAGGTGGATGCGGTGCTGCTGGAAACGAACGACGGCCGTCCCCATCTGGAACAGGTCCGCCCCGTGCTGAAGGCGAAGAAGCCCGTCTTCATCGACAAGCCCATCGCCGCCTCCCTCGCCGATGCCATCCGGATCTTCGATGAAGCCAAGGCAGCAGGCGTTCCCATTTTCTCCGCCTCCTCCCTGCGCTACGGCAAGGGCACCCAGGAAGTGCGCAACGGCAGCATTGGCAAGGTGAAGACCGCCGAAACCTTCAGCCCGGTGAGCCTCGAGCCCACGCATCCGGATCTCTTCTGGTACGGCATCCACGGCGTGGAATCCCTCTTCACCGTGATGGGCACCGGCTGCCAGAGCGTGAAGCGAGGCACCACCGCGGACGGCAAGATCGAAGTCATCGGCACCTGGGAAGGTGGACGCACGGGCATCTTCCGCGAGAGCAAGGACAAGAAGAATGCCTACGGCGGCAAGGCTGTGGGCGAGAAGGGCGAGGCCGAAGTGGGCAAGTACGACGGCTATGATCCTCTGCTTGTCGCCGCGATTGAGATGTTCCGCAGCGGCAAGGCGCCCGTGAGCGCCGAAGAGACGCTTGAGATCTACGCCTTCATGGAAGCCGCCGATGAAAGCAAACGTCGCAATGGCGCCGAGGTCACGCTCAAGGAAGTCATGGACAAGGCCCGCGCGGAGATTGCCGCGAAGAAGTAA